Proteins from one Anopheles nili chromosome 2, idAnoNiliSN_F5_01, whole genome shotgun sequence genomic window:
- the LOC128721986 gene encoding dipeptidyl peptidase 9 produces MDGSSGGGGGGANSGSPSAAHPGSASCLMATDTFFNRHVPVFSSRHDGSNGAVGGGSCTGFSNGVPTPGRWGTPGEGLPASGSSQPRKKSWSELKSIVSETRHQMATTMAASFPMNVNFRTLSDGRTRVYFLSPPEAILFYVDVPLEVIGKAANNTDEDDSDIEDVVRLANSRHLVWHQLLESVLGHLPTSNSREVQLLLERKRLSIWGITSYELHKASGKIVFPACNTLYQCLDTGYEENTLFPSELRIFQRAAAIDPQICPQNSDLVAFVCNGDIWVVHTHSGHSERLTYAHDGRRSLADDPLTAGIPSYVMQEEFSRYQGFWWQPESTDEIYRIVYEEVDESDVSLFTFPSSQSSNRDYEEYRFPRAGTPNAKSKLKLVQFRLSENLRITDVCIKELQCPLTFAFPWLEYIVRVGWTPDSKHVWAQLLDRPQQRLEVVLLPVDNFCEIYSSSAPSPNCGVDASLSTPAANHTEQHSQQHAGQQVQHSQRKLSSGWRSPLDKSTRPLQVIYSETSSSWVNVHDVLQFIEISEQEVTFLWASEETGFRHLYLVTSSLNPSGSDSNSNTSSSSSCSGSNSNNSHGSNSQPHEHVEATGSHVHPTSIDIDPSLPSIACVGSTLVARVLAKIALTGGQWEVLGRNVWYDRVHRLVYFMALRETPLEKHLYVVSLAKPNQLRLLTMHGYSFTVEFNDDCTIFLQTYCNIYTLPSWELVRIRHRNDGGAALTSASAGIDALELISVGYLNEGEPSENTQYNPSIHSPRISTGEVLYAMVFKPHNFTLGVKYPTVLNVYGGPEVQTVSNTFKGMRQLRMHMLASQGYCVICVDSRGSRHRGVEFESYIRCRMGTVELADQVEVLRILAEQLGYIDMDRVAIHGWSYGGYLSLMGLVHYPDIFKVSIAGAPVTSWVYYDTGYTERYMDLPDNNRSGYAAGSVLNYIQRFPDEDNRLLIIHGLIDENVHFYHTAQLVNRLVSANKPYHLQVYPNERHSLRNLEASKHYETKLLSFLQDNL; encoded by the exons ATGGATGGCAgcagtggtggtggcggcggtggtgcaAACAGTGGCTCACCGAGTGCAGCACACCCAGGCTCCGCATCCTGTCTGATGGCCACGGACACGTTTTTCAACCGCCACGTTCCGGTGTTCTCTTCCCGGCACGACGGGAGCAACGGTGCGGTCGGTGGCGGGTCATGCACGGGATTTTCGAACGGAGTCCCCACTCCCGGACGATGGGGGACACCGGGTGAAGGACTGCCAGCGTCCGGCAGTTCGCAACCGCGCAAGAAAAGCTGGTCTGAGCTGAAAAGCATCGTCAGCGAAACACGCCATCAAATGGCCACGACAATGGCCGCGTCATTTCCGATGAACGTCAACTTCCGCACGCTGTCCGACGGAAGGACACGGGTGTACTTTCTGAGTCCGCCTGAAGCGATTCTGTTCTACGTGGACGTTCCACTTGAGGTGATCGGCAAAGCAGCGAACAACACCGACGAAGACGATAGCGATATTGAGGATGTTGTACGCCTGGCCAACTCTCGGCACCTCGTGTGGCATCAACTGCTCGAGTCCGTGCTGGGTCACCTGCCCACGAGCAACTCGCGTGAGGTGCAACTTCTGCTCGAACGAAAGCGACTCTCTATTTGGGGTATCACCTCCTACGAACTGCACaaagcgagcggaaaaatAGTCTTCCCGGCCTGTAACACGCTCTATCAGTGTCTGGACACTGGCTACGAG GAAAACACGCTGTTCCCTTCGGAGCTGCGTATCTTTCAGCGAGCGGCCGCAATCGATCCGCAGATTTGCCCGCAAAATTCGGATCTTGTGGCGTTCGTGTGCAACGGAGACATTTGGGTGGTGCATACCCACAGCGGCCATAGCGAGCGCCTTACGTACGCCCACGACGGGAGACGTTCGCTCGCGGATGATCCGCTAACGGCGGGAATCCCTTCGTATGTGATGCAGGAAGAATTCAGTCGATATCAAGGCTTCTGGTGGCAACCGGAAAGTACTG ATGAAATCTACCGCATCGTGTACGAGGAAGTAGACGAAAGCGACGTCAGCCTGTTCACGTTTCCATCTTCGCAATCGTCTAACCGGGATTACGAGGAGTATCGGTTCCCGCGAGCTGGCACTCCGAACGCCAAGTCGAAGCTAAAACTGGTGCAGTTCCGGTTGTCGGAAAATTTACGCATCACGGACGTCTGCATCAAGGAGCTGCAGTGTCCACTAACGTTCGCTTTCCCGTGGTTGGAGTACATCGTGCGTGTCGGCTGGACACCGGACTCGAAGCA CGTTTGGGCTCAACTGCTGGATCGACCACAGCAGCGTCTCGAGGTAGTCCTGCTGCCAGTGGACAACTTCTGCGAAATCTACAGCAGTTCTGCACCCTCACCGAACTGTGGTGTGGACGCGTCCCTGAGCACTCCTGCTGCGAATCACACTGAGCAGCATTCTCAACAGCATGCTGGTCAGCAGGTGCAGCATTCCCAGCGAAAGTTGTCTTCAGGCTGGCGATCCCCGCTGGATAAATCGACCCGTCCCCTGCAGGTGATCTACTCGGAAACGTCTAGCAGCTGGGTGAACGTGCACGATGTGCTGCAGTTCATCGAGATCTCCGAGCAAGAAGTGACGTTTCTGTGGGCCTCCGAGGAGACCGGCTTTCGTCATCTGTACTTGGTTACATCTAGTCTCAATCCTAGCGGCAgcgacagcaacagcaacaccagcagtagcagcagctgtAGTGGTAGCAATAGCAATAATAGTCACGGTAGTAACAGTCAGCCGCATGAGCACGTGGAAGCGACCGGTTCCCATGTACATCCTACCTCGATCGACATAGATCCTTCGCTTCCGTCGATAGCATGCGTCGGTAGTACGCTGGTGGCGCGAGTTCTCGCCAAAATCGCCCTAACCGGAGGCCAATGGGAGGTGCTAGGACGTAACGTGTGGTACGATCGAGTACACCGGCTTGTGTACTTCATGGCTTTGCGGGAAACGCCACTCGAGAAGCACCTGTACGTGGTGAGCCTCGCCAAACCCAACCAGCTACGGTTGCTTACCATGCACGGGTACTCCTTTACGGTGGAGTTTAATGAC GACTGTACCATTTTCCTGCAAACGTACTGCAACATTTACACGCTGCCATCGTGGGAGCTGGTCAGGATAAGGCATCGCAACGATGGTGGCGCCGCTCTGACGTCGGCGTCGGCCGGAATCGACGCACTGGAGCTGATCTCAGTGGGCTACTTGAACGAGGGTGAGCCATCGGAAAATACTCAGTACAATCCCTCCATTCACAGCCCGCGCATCTCTACCGGGGAGGTACTTTACGCGATGGTGTTCAAGCCGCACAATTTCACGCTCGGCGTCAAATATCCGACCGTGCTGAACGTGTACGGTGGGCCGGAAGTGCAAACAGTTAGCAATACGTTCAAG GGAATGCGCCAGTTGCGGATGCATATGCTCGCTTCGCAGGGCTATTGCGTGATTTGTGTGGATTCACGTGGTTCCCGGCACCGGGGCGTCGAGTTTGAGTCATACATCCGGTGTCGAATGGGCACCGTCGAGTTGGCGGATCAGGTCGAGGTCCTGCGGATATTGGCCGAACAGCTCGGCTACATCGACATGGATCGCGTGGCGATACACGGCTGGTCGTATG GTGGCTATTTAAGTCTGATGGGATTGGTGCATTATCCTGACATATTCAAAGTGTCCATTGCCGGGGCACCGGTGACGAGCTGGGTGTACTACGATACGGGTTACACCGAGCGCTACATGGACCTGCCCGATAATAATCGTTCCGGGTACGCGGCCGGATCGGTTCTTAACTACATCCAGAGGTTCCCCGACGA GGATAACCGTTTGCTCATCATCCACGGACTGATTGACGAAAACGTGCACTTTTACCATACGGCGCAGCTGGTCAATCGGCTCGTCAGCGCGAACAAACCCTACCATCTGCAGGTGTACCCGAACGAGCGACACTCGCTACGGAATCTCGAAGCCAGCAAGCACTACGAGACAAAGTTGCTCTCATTCCTGCAGGACAATCTCTGA
- the LOC128720958 gene encoding serine protease inhibitor 88Ea-like — protein sequence MRLSGISKSPTFLVVLLFVLFALLAAQPTAGQCLSDNGKKPAVQPDLEQSRTRLYKGESIFTLQLLDAINTATPNDNLFFSPYSLYNVLLMMYFGARDSTEKLLHTGLNLQWSDSKSTVHEAYDTARKSLLGRFDETSAVGFSSVDKLFFGRQIPVSTCMQQKFGDTIELLDYETQPEEQRMYINRWVSNATRDQIKDLLVPGAITRNTKLAIANAAYFKGTWQTKFKASETKKELFYVNSSRLEFVNMMHVEGTFSHAANEKLGCHILELPYSTGAEEDIERRAKRGNKVSMFVFLPPAEPNALSKLLGRLAAETDILHEVVNDGISRKVDVKLPKFSIEKQVEMKQVLERLGMGKLFENTANFEEFTDGREPIGFDEVLQKSKIEVNEEGSEAASATVAFSFRSSRPADPALFHCNHPFVFIIYDYGTRSVLFNGVYRQPE from the exons atgaGACTTTCGGGCATATCGAAAAGCCCCACCTTCCTGGTGGTGctcctgttcgtccttttcgcgcTTCTTGCCGCCCAACCGACGGCTGGTCAGTGTCTATCGGACAACGGCAAAAAACCCGCAGTACAACCGGATCTGGAACAATCGCGCACCCGTCTGTACAAGGGCGAGTCGATTTTCACGCTCCAGCTACTCGATGCCATCAACACGGCCACACCGAACGACAATCTGTTCTTCTCACCGTACAGTCTGTACAacgtgctgctgatgatgtACTTCGGTGCACGGGACTCCACCGAGAAGCTGCTCCATACTGGGCTTAACCTGCAGTGGTCCGATAGCAAGTCGACCGTACACGAGGCGTATGATACTGCCCGGAAGTCGCTGTTGGGGCGCTTCGATGAGACTTCCGCCGTTGGTTTTAGCTCGGTCGATAAGCTGTTCTTCGGACGTCAGATTCCCGTGTCGACCTGCATGCAGCAGAAGTTTGGCGACACGATCGAGCTGCTTGACTATGAAACGCAACCCGAAGAGCAACGGATGTACATCAACCGTTGGGTGAGCAATGCGACGCGTGATCAGATTAAAGATCTACTGGTTCCGGGTGCGATCACGCGCAACACCAAACTTGCGATCGCAAATGCGGCCTACTTCAAG GGTACGTGGCAGACGAAGTTCAAggcaagcgaaacgaaaaaggaactCTTCTACGTCAACTCCTCGCGACTAGAGTTTGTCAATATGATGCACGTCGAGGGAACGTTCAGCCACG CCGCCAACGAGAAGCTGGGTTGCCATATCTTAGAGCTTCCGTACAGCACCGGTGCCGAGGAGGACATTGAGCGACGGGCCAAGCGCGGAAACAAGGTGTCGATGTTCGTGTTCCTGCCACCGGCGGAACCAAACGCGCTTTCAAAGCTGCTGGGCCGGCTCGCCGCTGAAACCGACATCCTGCACGAGGTCGTGAACGATGGCATCTCGCGCAAGGTCGACGTAAAGCTGCCTAAGTTTAGCATCGAGAAGCAGGTCGAGATGAAGCAGGTCCTTGAGCGGCTCGGCATGGGCAAGCTGTTCGAGAATACAGCTAATTTCGAAGAGTTCACCGACGGTCGCGAACCAATCGGTTTCGATGAGGTGCTCCAGAAGTCCAAGATTGAAGTCAACGAAGAGGGCTCGGAGGCAGCTTCAGCTACGGTGGCATTCTCGTTCCGGTCGTCTCGCCCGGCTGATCCGGCTCTGTTCCACTGCAACCATCCGTtcgttttcatcatctacgacTACGGAACCCGGTCGGTTCTGTTCAACGGTGTCTACCGCCAACCGGagtga